In Nostoc sp. GT001, a genomic segment contains:
- a CDS encoding Gp37 family protein, giving the protein MLAEAEAAIVKRVEAILAPFEVTIAPFPGDSDQQPKPGRKGMILIGYKRSRHRVTSIQPMTVEIIAEFELSLQLKDLRTHRGAYPLLDAVRYAITGLIPLKGPLSKCYPVQEGFIKTDDSVWYYAMVVAVAMMQIEGQQPYTAADIDYLTRDPALGVRPYNATQIQVAVRRSRVDDLPDNVVDRTFVVIESVPTGLMDFSDSGASQYIEIL; this is encoded by the coding sequence ATGCTAGCAGAAGCAGAAGCCGCCATAGTCAAACGAGTCGAGGCAATTCTTGCTCCTTTTGAGGTGACGATCGCACCCTTTCCAGGTGACAGCGACCAACAGCCCAAGCCCGGACGTAAGGGAATGATTTTGATTGGCTATAAGCGAAGTCGCCATCGCGTGACATCCATTCAGCCGATGACCGTTGAAATCATTGCCGAATTTGAACTTTCGCTGCAACTAAAAGACTTGCGTACCCATAGAGGCGCTTACCCTTTGCTGGATGCGGTACGCTACGCCATCACTGGGTTAATTCCCCTCAAAGGGCCGCTTTCCAAGTGCTACCCGGTGCAGGAAGGCTTTATCAAAACCGACGATAGCGTCTGGTATTACGCGATGGTTGTGGCCGTGGCGATGATGCAAATCGAGGGGCAACAGCCATACACTGCTGCCGATATCGATTACCTAACGCGAGATCCCGCTTTGGGAGTGCGTCCCTATAATGCGACTCAAATTCAAGTTGCTGTGAGGCGATCGCGCGTAGACGACCTGCCAGACAACGTGGTGGATCGGACTTTTGTAGTGATAGAGTCCGTGCCAACAGGTTTGATGGACTTTTCTGATTCTGGCGCTTCTCAATATATCGAAATATTATGA
- a CDS encoding DUF1320 domain-containing protein has product MPYATAADMTAAFSEQEILELSNIDYPDNTTINEDVVNRAIEDAQAQLDSYLAVRYKVPIVTVPTVLRNYTCDVARYILDKDKPRDEVSRRRDLVFYYLKDLAAGKASLPGIVDGTDGSTTDAGNGDVVLFNSPGRTWTASSLKDY; this is encoded by the coding sequence ATGCCCTACGCCACTGCCGCCGACATGACTGCCGCTTTTAGCGAACAGGAAATTTTGGAACTCAGCAACATCGACTACCCCGATAACACCACTATCAACGAAGATGTGGTGAATCGGGCAATTGAGGATGCCCAAGCGCAACTTGATTCCTATCTGGCGGTGCGTTACAAAGTGCCAATAGTCACTGTGCCAACCGTGCTTCGCAACTATACTTGCGATGTGGCGCGGTACATCCTGGATAAAGATAAGCCCAGAGATGAAGTTTCCAGGCGGCGGGATTTGGTTTTTTACTACCTTAAAGACTTGGCGGCTGGCAAAGCTTCTCTACCAGGTATTGTCGATGGTACTGATGGCAGCACAACTGATGCCGGAAATGGGGATGTGGTGCTTTTTAATTCCCCAGGAAGAACTTGGACAGCCTCTAGCCTGAAGGATTACTAG
- a CDS encoding major capsid family protein, whose amino-acid sequence MTTGGNLLYRALEQNMPGVLSRRYRDLAFENGKIVPTQADLKAGASEVVRDTVDEVGDADIISDGAFDIPIVDVSADEDRYKIFMIASAFSYTFAQERAYNYAGAKAEINNRKQMLAKRSIGERHHKIAAFGDTRLNVTGFLNNASVALNNSSFDPNTAAPDELAEFFVDELKSAHTASNNVEMPMDVLISTGFYFKLVKTRMPDSSVSVLTYIKEALSEGDVNFNITKCQECDSSQLESNGAQAGGTNKDLITLYTKDPEVVERHIEMVQLMPQEWVTVRDGRKVYPMFSSTTPTIINYPGAFRYIKVPKVN is encoded by the coding sequence ATGACTACAGGCGGAAATTTACTATACCGGGCATTAGAGCAGAATATGCCTGGGGTGCTTTCAAGAAGGTATCGCGATTTAGCTTTTGAAAACGGCAAAATCGTCCCCACCCAAGCAGACCTAAAAGCAGGTGCATCTGAGGTCGTGCGCGATACCGTGGACGAAGTTGGCGACGCTGATATTATCAGCGATGGCGCTTTCGATATCCCTATCGTCGATGTGTCAGCTGACGAAGATCGCTACAAAATCTTCATGATTGCTTCGGCCTTCTCCTACACCTTTGCACAGGAGCGTGCTTACAACTACGCAGGTGCAAAGGCAGAGATTAACAATCGCAAGCAAATGCTTGCAAAGCGCTCCATCGGCGAACGTCACCACAAGATTGCCGCATTTGGCGATACACGTTTGAATGTAACTGGCTTCTTGAACAACGCCAGCGTTGCTCTCAACAACTCCAGCTTCGACCCCAACACCGCAGCGCCCGACGAACTGGCAGAGTTCTTTGTAGATGAACTCAAAAGCGCACACACGGCATCAAACAACGTTGAAATGCCGATGGATGTCTTAATCTCCACAGGCTTTTATTTCAAGTTAGTTAAAACCAGGATGCCTGATAGCTCTGTGAGTGTGCTTACCTACATCAAGGAGGCTTTGTCCGAGGGAGACGTGAACTTCAACATCACGAAGTGCCAAGAGTGCGACTCCAGTCAGCTAGAAAGCAACGGCGCACAAGCCGGAGGCACAAATAAAGACCTGATAACCCTTTACACCAAAGACCCAGAGGTGGTTGAGCGTCACATTGAGATGGTTCAGTTGATGCCCCAAGAATGGGTAACGGTGCGGGATGGACGGAAGGTTTATCCCATGTTTAGTTCAACAACGCCCACGATAATTAACTATCCTGGTGCTTTCCGCTATATTAAGGTTCCGAAGGTGAACTAA
- a CDS encoding phage virion morphogenesis protein produces the protein MADIIITLDDLAARHGLEEIEHRLHNLRPAFASMGEFMVRRTEQNFKGEHDPDGVAWAPLSAAYRKRKRGTKILTESGRLRASITYRADGTQVVVGTNTKYARALHHGYPKRNLPARPFLGASAEDERELGEILLSYLKSGS, from the coding sequence ATGGCTGACATCATTATTACCCTCGATGACCTCGCTGCACGTCATGGGCTTGAAGAAATTGAACATCGCTTGCATAACCTCCGCCCAGCTTTTGCCTCAATGGGCGAATTTATGGTGCGGCGAACTGAGCAGAATTTCAAGGGTGAGCATGACCCCGATGGCGTAGCGTGGGCCCCACTGTCGGCTGCTTACCGTAAGCGCAAGCGGGGAACAAAGATATTGACCGAATCCGGCAGACTCAGAGCATCCATCACCTACCGCGCCGATGGTACTCAGGTAGTTGTGGGAACCAATACTAAGTATGCTCGCGCTTTACATCACGGATACCCCAAGCGCAATTTGCCAGCCCGCCCCTTTTTAGGAGCATCGGCAGAAGATGAGCGGGAGTTGGGAGAAATTTTGCTTAGTTATCTCAAGTCTGGTAGTTGA
- a CDS encoding DUF6464 family protein encodes MNSIRQRRRNRHKLKAVRRQPTTKTACTGFIIKLTGVSEAFAQANKAMAKLSETMARPEIQGGMRKMWQDFARLAPGIRQLGLADTGTLRPSFNFEAARAKLITDREAELLRQYDLNCYRHRLEQIQVGAEDDWLGDPSCKFNARSCHVQCAINPTGECSECSFYES; translated from the coding sequence ATGAACTCAATCAGGCAACGCAGGCGAAACCGCCACAAGCTAAAAGCTGTACGAAGACAACCAACAACAAAGACCGCTTGCACTGGTTTCATTATTAAACTGACCGGAGTCAGCGAGGCTTTTGCTCAAGCAAATAAAGCAATGGCGAAGCTGTCTGAAACAATGGCGCGTCCTGAGATTCAAGGGGGGATGAGGAAAATGTGGCAGGATTTTGCGCGTCTTGCTCCAGGGATTCGTCAACTAGGGCTTGCTGACACTGGAACGCTTCGCCCCAGTTTTAACTTTGAGGCAGCAAGGGCAAAACTTATTACCGATCGAGAAGCTGAATTACTTCGTCAATACGATTTGAATTGTTATCGGCATCGATTAGAGCAGATTCAAGTAGGTGCTGAGGATGATTGGTTGGGCGATCCTTCGTGCAAGTTCAATGCGCGTTCTTGTCATGTGCAATGTGCTATCAATCCTACAGGCGAATGCAGCGAATGTTCATTTTATGAAAGCTAA
- a CDS encoding phage minor head protein — MPETIDPFKLPFDEAIAYFRNKTPLGSLAWDNFADAAQDFAFTVATVTEAELLNDVYNLILSGLENGDSYGEFKKGFDKAIDKAGWNPANRPYRTALIFNQNLRNAYQAGRYKQMSDPEVLKLRGFWQYVHRDSRVPRPHHLALDGKIYPADSPFWQTCYPVNGWGCRCGVVSLSQRDLDREGLTVDEPPQETVTVVDKVTGDRKKVPAIGGKPIGEPGFSTIPGGSDPSQKKAILEQAMQKLPQQLQEQVKKALEK, encoded by the coding sequence ATGCCAGAAACCATCGATCCTTTTAAACTGCCCTTTGATGAGGCGATCGCTTATTTTCGCAATAAAACCCCACTAGGTAGCCTCGCTTGGGATAACTTCGCTGATGCGGCCCAGGATTTTGCGTTTACCGTTGCCACAGTCACAGAAGCCGAATTGCTCAACGACGTATACAACCTTATATTGAGTGGGCTAGAAAACGGCGACAGTTACGGCGAATTTAAGAAGGGATTTGACAAAGCGATAGATAAGGCGGGATGGAATCCGGCGAATCGCCCATACAGAACTGCACTCATCTTCAATCAAAACCTCAGAAATGCATATCAGGCAGGGCGCTACAAGCAGATGTCTGACCCAGAGGTGCTAAAACTGCGGGGATTTTGGCAATATGTGCACAGAGATAGTCGTGTGCCTCGTCCGCACCATCTCGCGCTGGATGGTAAAATCTACCCTGCTGACAGTCCTTTTTGGCAGACGTGCTACCCCGTCAATGGTTGGGGATGCAGGTGCGGCGTGGTTTCACTCTCTCAACGCGACCTTGACCGAGAGGGGCTAACGGTGGATGAACCGCCGCAAGAGACGGTGACTGTGGTGGATAAGGTAACGGGCGATCGCAAAAAAGTACCTGCGATCGGTGGTAAACCCATCGGCGAACCAGGATTTAGCACGATCCCCGGTGGCAGTGACCCCAGCCAAAAAAAGGCGATACTGGAGCAGGCAATGCAGAAGTTGCCGCAGCAGTTACAGGAGCAGGTGAAAAAGGCGCTAGAGAAATGA
- a CDS encoding DUF935 family protein, translating into MIHAPSRGFRLSLTLTQMPPSLPRNFDTEIASVKRDPYMLLLGSRLLNPDDVLQGRGKGEYKAYDDLLKDGHCHSVLQKRYLAVIAREWSVEPASKDKIDQKAADMVKYHLQSLASRADDDDLLATGFDRTCYNLLDAVLKGFKPAEILWGEDGKEFYPNQIKARNQQRFNFAINEAGKWELRMLTLEDMIDGEAVTKLHPRKFLTHICGATDDNPYGTGLGRTLWWNVFFKKQGIKFWLQFVDKFASPTAIGKYKRGATAQQKSTLLEALEAIATDAAVSIPEDIEIMLLEASRSGSIDCYESLCKYMDSEMSKTVLGETLTTEIGSRGSYAAANTHNEVRKELTKADSDLLSDTLNRTLIKWDVQLNLPDAKPPRLWRNFEEAEDLNGRSNRDKTLFDMGFKLKKEAVTEIYGDHYEEVEQGGEATDEQFLTNSGVQSNDTADMSEVVDFGSIIDRVLKWQSLSIGVEFLPGQVRFPGRKNSKKLRSGYAHIRNYVGADGEALDCYIYPGLLKDEPEGSDRIFQISQVSPEDGDFDEHKFMLGYENLKAAKLAYLQEMPVDFFGGIQEVTVESLEQYKRQPPVSLSTSRSLPIATNFAELDLDGVDLYAQQLQERSAPIITDWIEQIRGLVQESESFEEVRDRLFDLFPKLNTQDFTELMAQAMMATEAGGRFEVLNEAGNLEA; encoded by the coding sequence ATGATTCATGCACCTAGCCGGGGTTTCCGGCTTTCCCTCACCCTCACTCAAATGCCGCCCTCCCTCCCCCGCAACTTCGATACAGAGATAGCCTCAGTCAAACGCGATCCCTATATGCTGCTTTTGGGGTCGCGTTTGCTCAATCCTGATGATGTTCTCCAGGGACGGGGGAAAGGGGAGTATAAAGCTTACGACGATCTGCTCAAGGACGGGCACTGTCACTCAGTTTTGCAAAAGCGGTATCTGGCTGTGATAGCCCGTGAGTGGTCGGTGGAACCTGCTTCAAAGGATAAGATTGACCAGAAGGCAGCAGACATGGTGAAATACCATCTCCAAAGCCTTGCTAGTAGAGCGGATGATGACGACCTCTTGGCAACTGGCTTTGATAGAACCTGTTACAACTTGCTTGATGCTGTCCTGAAAGGCTTTAAGCCAGCAGAAATTCTCTGGGGCGAGGACGGTAAAGAATTTTACCCCAATCAGATCAAAGCCAGAAACCAGCAGCGCTTCAATTTCGCCATCAACGAGGCGGGAAAGTGGGAATTAAGGATGTTGACCCTAGAGGACATGATCGACGGGGAAGCGGTTACTAAGCTTCATCCCCGCAAGTTCCTGACTCACATCTGCGGTGCAACTGACGACAATCCTTATGGCACGGGATTGGGGCGTACACTCTGGTGGAACGTTTTCTTCAAAAAGCAGGGGATTAAATTCTGGCTGCAATTCGTTGACAAGTTCGCCTCTCCTACTGCGATCGGCAAATACAAGCGTGGGGCTACTGCACAGCAGAAAAGTACCCTGCTTGAGGCATTGGAGGCGATCGCCACTGATGCTGCCGTTTCTATCCCCGAAGACATAGAAATCATGCTACTAGAAGCTTCCCGCTCCGGTAGTATCGATTGCTATGAATCCCTGTGCAAATACATGGATTCTGAGATGAGCAAGACGGTGCTAGGTGAGACGCTAACTACTGAAATAGGCAGTAGAGGGAGTTACGCAGCTGCCAACACCCATAATGAAGTGCGGAAGGAATTAACCAAAGCCGACTCTGATTTACTCAGCGACACCCTCAATCGGACGCTCATCAAGTGGGATGTTCAATTGAACCTGCCCGATGCCAAACCGCCACGTTTATGGCGCAACTTCGAGGAAGCGGAAGACCTCAACGGACGCTCAAACCGCGATAAGACCCTGTTTGATATGGGCTTTAAGCTCAAGAAGGAAGCCGTCACCGAGATTTACGGCGACCATTACGAAGAAGTAGAACAGGGGGGAGAGGCAACAGACGAGCAGTTTCTGACTAATTCGGGCGTACAGTCGAATGACACTGCTGATATGTCAGAAGTAGTCGATTTCGGTAGCATCATTGACCGAGTGCTAAAGTGGCAGAGTTTGTCGATTGGTGTGGAGTTTTTGCCCGGACAGGTTAGGTTTCCTGGTCGCAAGAATTCTAAAAAACTGCGCTCTGGCTATGCCCATATACGCAACTACGTGGGCGCTGATGGTGAAGCGCTCGACTGCTACATTTACCCTGGACTGCTTAAAGACGAGCCAGAGGGGAGCGATCGCATTTTCCAAATATCCCAAGTTTCCCCGGAAGACGGGGACTTCGACGAGCATAAATTCATGCTTGGTTACGAAAACCTGAAGGCAGCCAAGCTTGCATATCTTCAGGAAATGCCTGTTGATTTCTTCGGCGGAATCCAGGAAGTAACAGTTGAGAGTCTAGAACAGTACAAGCGTCAGCCCCCTGTCTCCCTCTCTACTTCCCGCTCACTCCCCATCGCTACCAATTTTGCAGAGCTAGACTTGGATGGGGTTGATTTGTATGCCCAGCAGTTACAGGAGCGTTCTGCACCTATCATCACTGACTGGATTGAGCAGATACGGGGATTGGTACAGGAATCGGAGAGTTTTGAAGAGGTGCGCGATCGCCTCTTTGATCTGTTCCCCAAACTCAATACCCAAGACTTCACTGAACTTATGGCACAGGCGATGATGGCAACCGAAGCTGGGGGTAGGTTTGAGGTACTGAATGAGGCGGGAAACCTAGAGGCGTAA
- a CDS encoding helix-turn-helix domain-containing protein, translated as MNPRKYDFDGLRRSSGVDKKQAAELLGVSTRTIENYASEGRINVTYVQGKNGKQAVYKENELRALKEELETPVYRSVVAANGSEIASSEVSGGFVPTTGASAVAPLGETPDARGLANATLYAKASPLGRRPHCSLEQIPLAQLLQIADSLPQLTPVARWLASNWVLQMAAVQQIVIIRSILLVLLDKDKLPRLKRFQSRGFEFMRVNDKSNEEWLVSILELR; from the coding sequence ATGAACCCTCGAAAATACGATTTCGATGGTCTTCGGAGGTCTTCGGGGGTGGATAAAAAGCAAGCGGCTGAATTACTTGGCGTTTCTACACGAACTATCGAGAATTACGCCAGCGAAGGGCGAATAAACGTTACTTATGTTCAGGGAAAAAACGGCAAGCAAGCTGTTTACAAAGAGAATGAACTTAGAGCGTTGAAAGAAGAATTGGAAACACCCGTGTATCGTTCTGTGGTTGCCGCGAATGGTTCCGAAATCGCTTCTTCGGAGGTTTCCGGGGGTTTCGTTCCAACAACCGGAGCCTCCGCAGTTGCTCCACTTGGGGAAACCCCAGACGCTCGCGGACTCGCTAACGCTACGCTATACGCTAAAGCGTCTCCCCTTGGGAGAAGACCGCACTGCTCGCTTGAGCAAATACCTTTAGCGCAGTTATTACAGATAGCTGATTCACTTCCGCAGCTTACACCAGTGGCGCGGTGGCTAGCTAGTAATTGGGTGTTGCAAATGGCGGCAGTGCAGCAAATCGTAATTATTCGTTCAATTCTACTAGTTCTGCTAGATAAGGATAAACTGCCACGATTGAAGCGATTTCAATCAAGGGGTTTCGAGTTTATGCGAGTGAACGATAAAAGTAATGAGGAGTGGTTAGTATCAATTCTAGAGTTGCGATGA
- a CDS encoding tyrosine-type recombinase/integrase, whose translation MHYFGLEITTTSKAKNRLVQQASTDEQLIKMWLHSKAASTQKAYAREAELFIQFVGKSLQLITIADIQDYVDEQEGKAPATVARSLNAIKSLCSFGQRIGYLPFNIAAPERAPRIKNTTAERILTREEVESMIVSAPSGRDLTILLVLYTAAPRVSELCRLKWRDVRPAGVSGQITIFGKGGKTRTVLIPQSTWEALKLLKKPNALPDDPVFLSQKGGHMSTSQVWRIVKEAGERAGITEEVSPHWLRHCNASHSLDAGAPLHLVQQTLGHSSAATTSKYLHARPNDSSGMYLGI comes from the coding sequence TTGCATTATTTTGGCTTGGAAATTACCACCACGAGTAAAGCTAAAAACCGCCTTGTACAACAGGCTTCAACCGACGAACAACTAATCAAAATGTGGCTGCACTCCAAAGCCGCTAGCACTCAAAAAGCCTACGCACGAGAGGCTGAACTTTTTATTCAATTTGTCGGCAAGTCTTTACAGTTAATCACCATTGCCGATATTCAAGACTACGTAGATGAGCAAGAGGGTAAAGCCCCAGCGACTGTTGCCCGCAGCTTAAATGCAATCAAATCCTTGTGCAGCTTTGGGCAGCGCATTGGTTATCTACCCTTCAATATCGCTGCTCCCGAACGCGCTCCCAGAATCAAAAACACTACAGCCGAGCGCATTCTTACCAGAGAGGAAGTAGAGAGCATGATTGTCTCTGCACCATCTGGGCGCGATTTGACAATACTGCTAGTTCTGTACACTGCCGCACCCAGAGTCAGCGAACTGTGTAGGCTGAAGTGGCGGGATGTACGCCCTGCCGGAGTTAGCGGTCAAATTACAATTTTCGGTAAAGGCGGGAAAACGAGGACGGTATTAATCCCACAGTCTACTTGGGAAGCACTCAAGTTGTTGAAAAAGCCAAATGCTCTACCTGATGACCCTGTATTCCTCAGTCAAAAAGGTGGTCACATGTCAACATCCCAAGTCTGGCGGATTGTCAAGGAAGCTGGGGAAAGAGCAGGAATCACAGAAGAAGTTTCCCCGCACTGGTTAAGGCACTGCAACGCGTCTCACTCTCTGGATGCTGGAGCGCCACTGCACTTGGTGCAGCAAACGCTTGGACACAGCAGTGCTGCAACCACTTCCAAGTACTTGCACGCCAGACCCAACGATTCATCTGGTATGTACTTGGGAATATAG
- a CDS encoding sigma-70 family RNA polymerase sigma factor, giving the protein MKEIFVLYHATRSLLLRNHLVELNIGLARRVAHRMVVSCQESYQDLLGLATIGLIKAVERYDPNQKYFTSFALPYIKGEILHFLRDKASPVRISRGLHEMSAKIKKARSHLSASLGHRPSDAEVALYLGISKSQIDEALGASRNQKYIWSLDSKLDDTDDLTLGDTLVGQEAPIDRSDEILGKLREAIASLNNPAIDLVYLKGKQPKVAAMMLGKTEAQINALLWQGIEELSKLEICDLSEASLILSESEDLKNFETSAGYLLPNGMAFLHDWLYGQLAAA; this is encoded by the coding sequence ATGAAAGAGATATTTGTGCTGTATCACGCGACACGCAGTTTGCTACTGCGAAATCACCTGGTTGAACTTAACATTGGACTAGCCAGGAGAGTTGCCCATCGAATGGTGGTGAGTTGTCAAGAAAGCTACCAAGACTTGCTTGGACTGGCAACAATCGGACTCATTAAAGCAGTGGAACGCTACGACCCCAACCAGAAGTACTTTACATCCTTCGCCCTGCCCTACATCAAAGGCGAAATTCTGCACTTCCTCCGCGACAAAGCTTCCCCTGTAAGAATTTCTCGTGGATTGCACGAAATGAGCGCCAAAATTAAGAAGGCGCGATCGCATTTATCTGCCAGTTTAGGGCATCGTCCTAGTGACGCAGAAGTGGCGCTTTATCTGGGTATCAGCAAGTCCCAAATTGATGAGGCTCTTGGGGCTTCCCGGAATCAAAAATACATCTGGAGCCTTGACTCTAAACTTGATGACACAGACGACCTAACCTTGGGCGATACCCTGGTTGGGCAAGAAGCGCCGATTGACAGGAGTGATGAGATATTAGGGAAGCTGCGTGAGGCGATCGCATCCCTCAATAACCCAGCGATTGACCTTGTTTACCTCAAAGGGAAGCAGCCAAAAGTTGCGGCTATGATGCTGGGTAAAACCGAAGCCCAAATAAATGCCCTGTTGTGGCAGGGCATAGAGGAGTTGTCTAAATTAGAAATTTGCGATTTATCAGAAGCCTCGCTTATCCTCTCTGAGTCTGAGGATCTGAAAAACTTTGAAACCAGCGCTGGATACTTGCTACCTAATGGGATGGCTTTTCTGCACGATTGGCTTTACGGCCAACTTGCTGCTGCTTGA
- a CDS encoding GIY-YIG nuclease family protein, whose amino-acid sequence MSKGTVYLINAKGTNRYKIGYTNRPFEQRLTELSGGQSPFPLIATKTILVEDAHTIELGLHHKFTSFRKHGEWFEFDNRQIKEVCKAMDKMQSQRVSIPKPIPFLLMIAGLITLLSPLFLKQCQQPQFKTTPSIHRTK is encoded by the coding sequence ATGAGTAAAGGCACAGTTTACCTAATTAACGCCAAGGGAACAAACCGCTACAAAATCGGTTACACCAATAGACCTTTTGAGCAGCGGCTAACAGAACTCAGCGGTGGTCAAAGTCCTTTCCCTCTGATAGCTACCAAGACAATTCTTGTGGAAGATGCTCACACTATTGAGCTAGGTTTGCACCACAAATTTACTTCGTTTCGCAAGCATGGTGAATGGTTTGAATTTGATAATCGCCAAATCAAGGAAGTGTGCAAGGCAATGGACAAAATGCAAAGTCAAAGGGTGTCTATCCCTAAGCCAATTCCTTTTTTGCTGATGATAGCGGGATTAATCACGCTGCTATCCCCGCTATTCCTGAAGCAGTGTCAGCAGCCCCAATTCAAAACTACTCCCTCAATTCATCGCACAAAGTAA